cccaaacgtatctataatttatgtttgttccatgatcttttgggtgacattgttatatgtttggctacactttcatacctttttacacatatttggactaacctactaactcagtacaccgagtgccagtttctgtctgctgatgtcttttttggagggacttttaccccaatttacacagCCCAAAAAttgccgagaaaaatatataaaaatcagcatgaaggaagcttcacgagcaccaaaggttggccaaaggggagccagggcctgcccatgCGGCCTCCATGCGCGGCCCCCTCCTGGCTGCGCTACCAGGTCGCCTAGgtgggggcccacctcctctggtgccctccttcggcctatatttacctctccgattgGAAACTCTTCAAGgagatccagaatcgcaaatttctccatcgttccgccgccgcagcgctcccgagatcgggagcaccaggagacctcttcccggcaccctgctagagggaagattgacctctgggagcttctccaccgccatggacgcttcccggacgtgccgtgaattgtccttcttggaccatgagtccatgaccagtagctatgtgatgtcttctctccaatcttgtgcttcaatgtttagcccttgtgagctgccctacatgatcaaggcatctatgtcattttcctgctattgctatgcttggtttgctgggatctgatggattatgagattatgttcagattgtgatgagttatatatttggttactcttttatattatgttcttgagtaattcatgcatgttctccattgctttttattgatttggccgagtagtagattgtaactccatgaGGGAGCGTTATGCGTGATTGtgcgttcatgccccctgatgtctagcttgagtgacagaaacatgagactaggggatgtgttgttgccaccaggtagAAAACAACGATTCttatgaccacggttgcaaggattgtttaccttacgcaaagttcgttaatgcagttgtccgttgctttgagtttacactttgggtggggctcgcaacttaataccagtgagatgttctggataaatatctcaagatggatgattagtaagtagatgctgatgaataaacggcctACTTGTCttagcatactgcccattactgttAATGAATAAACGAGCCGCCCCTCCAAGACACGGGATGACAtccagtcgccctggatccatcctTGCGGGAGCACTCCGGTGCTCCACGAGGTTCCACGCGACCCCTTCTTGGCCCTCTCTGCCTTCGATGTCCCTCCCTTCACCATGCTGGGCGGCGGAGAGGTCGGGGCCGAGAATCAATGGAGGCTGCCGACGGTTCTTGTCTTTGGTGGCAAGTGGAGGAAGCGGGGACGGAAAGAGCTTGATTCTGGGATGcggtcttctctctctctcttccgccTCAAGCCTTAAATACCCAACGGCAAGATTCCCCATCGGGCACATCGCTGGCCCGAGCAAGATCTACAGTATCTCGAGGATCACGTGCACTGTAGCATGACAGCGACATCACATGCACGGAAATAAGGGCGTCAccccactacttccactaccTACGTCTCCGCCGAAACCACCGCCCGCGCGCGTGCTTCCTCAATTCAAAAAGTTGCGAAAAGTCCGTCCCACCTCATATCCTGAATGGATTCCGTATCCACGGCGTGTGAAGAGGTGAGCCGAATGATCTTTTCGCTCGTCCCCGTGCAGAACCCCGATCATTCAGGAAATCAATGAGGACGACCGCATCACCCTTACCTCAATGCGAGTGGGGACCCATCCCAAGTCACCGATTGAGCAAGCAGAGTTCAGATCTCTCGTTCACCCAACTCATGGAATCTATCTTCTCGAAAGATAGTCCATGAGTGCCGACTACGGACATACGTGTGTTACTGGATAGTCGGAATTCGTTACTTTTGAATCCATGGAGGTTTGCTGAGAGTCCGAATGACGCAGCCACGAGCTACAACCCAAGAACCTCTGGGACATCgaaggaagtcattcactcggtcTGCAAAACCTCAACCGATTCGGGGGCTACTGGTGAGGttctacattaggggtaggcctacggacctgaTTCCCTAGGCCTACCTAGGACCCCTTACGAACATCAGTGTCCTTACAGTCACCGGTGTAGCCTCAACGTCACTCGGTTCAGCAATCTTCACTCGGCCTGCGTGGAGTCACTCGGATCACCTTGCACCAGTGGGATGCATCTTGGCACTCAGACTAGAGCAAGGAGAAGGCACCGAAGAGGCTGCAGCGGCTAAGGACTTAACCCATCACATGATGTGAAGTGAAGActcacgttaccagtaacgctgaGAGTTAAATCTGTCATTTCTATTAACTTccttatttattagcattaattaccttgtaatgaagctcgatCGGTCGTGGCagcaactatataagccactcccgggctccAGCTCAAGGCTTCGGTAGTttgtaatcttttacaccccATAAAAAGACATCAGCCTcacggctcgagacgtagggttgttaccacttccCAGTGGAGCCTtcactcgtacatccgagtgcatCCACTGTGCCTAGTTAGACATCACCCCTTCGTTAttacccctaggtactattgtcagggtcattcccacgacaagcgtttatattttgaaagacttagttgcttgttgatatgcttgagtactgaaatctttatgtcaaattatatactattgctttgcatcatctgcaaatccatatgtccatgctcaaagaaaaataatatgatgaacatgagggatagcattccacaatcaaaaattctgtctttttatcatttacctactcgaggacgagcaagaattaatcttggggatgttgatacgtctccaacgtatatataatttttgcttgttccattttGTTATGTTatcgttcttggatgttttataatcattttatagcaattttatatcattttttgggactaacctattgacatagtgcctagtgcgagttgttcttttctgctattttttccttcacagaaaatccatatcacatGACGTCCGATTGCCACGAAACTATACGAAGATTTTTTTTTGGACAAGAAGGAGCCTTGGGGGCCAAGAATGAGCAGTGGGCAAGGCGTAGGGGGCACTAGACACCACGGTGCGCCAAAGGCCCCtagcgcggcctggtgtctagtggggcccacgggaagcttctccaccgcctctgagctctataaatacccaaatattcAAAAAACCCTAGACGAGTTGAGAAAAAATAGTTTCACCCACCGCAAGTTCCACAAccacaaaaaccaatctagagcccgttccggagaggaacacgatcacggaggggttcaccatcctcattggtgctcctccgatgatgcgtgagtagttcatatcagacctacgggtccgtaggcagtagctagatggctttccctcttgttttgtttctcaatacaatggtctcttggagaaccATATGATGTAGctctttcttttgcgatgtgtatgttgggatccgatgaattgtgagtttatgatcagatatatgaaaacatattcatgcttgattattatagcctcgtatttcttctatgatatttggtttttgtctggccaacttgatctttgatCTTGCAATggtaagaggtgctttgtgatgggttcgatcttgcggtgctcaatctgagtgacacaaagagacatgacacgcatgtatcgttgctatcaaggataaaacgatgggatctagtcctacatgaatagatcttttctatatcatgtcatcgttcttaaggcattactatgtttctccatgaacccaatacactagatgcatgctggatagcgctcgatgtgtggagtaatagaagtagatgcatgcagaagtcggtctacttaccttggacgtgatgcctatatacatgatcattgtcttgaatatcgtcataattatttgatcttctatcaattgcccaatagtaatttgcctACCCATTGCTTGCTATTTTctggagagaagccactagtgaaacctacggcccacgggtctacttcacatcatctatttgcaatctctatttttctatttgtgtttctactttatttgctcttttgttttcatatctatattatcaaaaaacccaaaaataccttgttgcgttctatttgctaccactcttatttgcatctatcaatctatccttactttacccacgagggattaacaacccctctacgcgttgggttgcaagatttgctatttgtgtgaaggtgttgcttacatagtcttgtggatcttcatactagattgataccttggtttcttagctgagagaaatacttgccttcgatgtgctacatcaccctttaagcttggagggagaaTCAACGCACCTGCGAGGAGATATCCAACGGCTCGATGCGCCCCTCAGTATCGGTCTGGTCGCCGACCAGGTGGAGTAGGAAATTGGACACTAGCCGACTCACGGGAGTCGAGCTCCAGCCGTCTCTCATGCCCTACGCTTCCTCGTCAGAACCGTAACCTAGATGGTGCTAGTCGACGTATGGTCGATGATGGATCCTTCGTGGGAGGAGCCGGTGTCCACCACGATGCGGTTGCGTCGACCGCACGGGTGCACCGTACGTGACGTCGGAGAGTGTGACTCTGCCTCTCCAACATCCTCCGTCGTGAGGGCCTCCGCCGCATCTCGTGCTCGCTGCCTCACCCGGTAGGCACGCCGCACCATGACATCGTCCGAGGTCGACCATGCTTCGTGCTCGACACGCAAACGGAGGGGTTGCGCTTCCGCCATGACGTTCGGACGCCACACGGACCGCACCGCCTCCGGTGATACAGCAACGCCGGATCCAATCACCAGTTGTGTGGACGCAATGAATTCCCAGTGTTGCGAGTCCGAGCGCTGCCGTCGTGCTTCCCGGGAGCGACGGAGTGCAAGTCGGACGGCCATCTCCTCCTCGATGCTGTGTGGGACGAGCTCGTGCTCGACGAATCTGGAGGTGAAGGATTCAGGTCCACTGCACGCCATGCCGGGGGCGAGCTTGGATGGCGGATGAGAGTGGAGGGGAGTGGAGTGAAGTAGCTAGTGTTTGGTTCGGTGAGCGGATGGGGACGAATATATGTGGGGTAGATGCGGGCCAGGCGGGAGTGCCTGGGAGCGTCCGGGCTCCCTCGTATCCGCCCTATATTTGGGCTGAAAATGAGGGGTGCCGGTATGCCTGGGAGTTTGAGGCCGGTTTGAGGGGTCCGTGTGGATCAAATTTTTGTGACCGGACGGCTTGCCTGGACGATTGACTAGGGTTTGAGGGATccggctatagatgctctaatGCCATATGATttcaggaaaaaagaaaaaaaaagggtatCGAAAGCTAATTAGGATGAACCAAATGGCATTAGGGACCCACACTGCAATCAGAGAGTAATGAAGAGCCAGAATGTGTGAAAGTTTAGGTAAATTTTCCTTTTACAGATAAACACCTAGCATAAAAGCACGACAACGTACGACGCGGGTCCACAAAGATGTATCGTGCCTAACGGATATGCATGTCGTTGGAGCATCCTAGACTATTCAATATGTTCATCTGCTGTATCTATGACAGGAACTAATAGTCGGTCTGAACGAGGCCAAACTTAGAAACGCGGATTATCCAGCTATATCACGCCGACCagattgacatatttcttgtttgTCACACTGACAGTCGATCATCGACGACGGTCAAAGACGTTAAGATGGAAGACGTGTGCAAGTAAAACGGCTAGACAAGGTGAGGCGACAAAATCTTTATTTTTGAGAGGTCACGACATAAGATAACCATTTAGTAAAAATAATACCGATTCCGGCTCGACCACCGGAAGACCAAGATGGTCTGGTCACAACTCGAGATGCCCCCTACCCTGCATCTGCATCTGCTGCCGATGATGGACAGCCGGAGCCAGGTTAGCAAAAGCGGCAGCAGCAGATTATATAGTGCAATTTGGTCAAAAAGCCACCTCGCTCGCCATCGCCAGCAAAACATCTTTGCCCAAAAGGGCGCATCAGCatgtatcagcagcagcagcatgagcatgatgatgacggATTGACGGCGGACTGATGCTGCCTCCAATGAGCTTCATCGAAAGAAGATAAATGAAAGATCCTCTTCGCTATGCAGCTTGTTCCCGCGTTTTCCCGGTCGATCGCCGTCTCCACACTTCCACCGGAAGAGCAGCTGGGGTCAGGATGGATGGATAGGGTATGCAATGCAAATGCAGCAGTTCCAACAAGTAGTAACCAGTAATGCACATATGCAGGTGCCCTTTGCCCAGCACAGTGGAAACAGCAGCTACCAATACCAAGCTAGTGCTTTGAGAACCATGCTGGCTCTCACTgaatcatacatacatacgcagtaAACAGGAGAAATTTAGTTTCGCACAGCTCAGGTATCTCAACACAGCATCACCAGGCCTGGCCCAGACACAAGGATCTTTGACAGCCATGCTGGCTCACAGGTCACATACATGGATCATGAAACATTATAAGTTGTATTTTTTGCTTTTGAACGTCGTGATAGTAATAGTGAGGCGCATAAAATAGCAAGGATGGCTACTACCCTAGGATTAGGACGTCATCTTTGGCTTCAGCGTCCTCCTGACAACTTATGTATTCCCTAAAACATTATGAGTTGAATAAACTGGGTTGTCaattaaaaaaaaataaaacaaaaaaccaGACAGGATAAATAAAATTTCGTTTCACGGACACAATAGACATGAGACTGTCTTGCACAGCCCAGGTAGCTTAATACAGCATATCATCAGGAAGCATGGGCCAGAGACAAGACATGTTATGTTACCTGACCTGCACAAGCAGCTGGtccgcctgcctgcctgcctcagTACTAAAGCGCACAACGCAGCCTGACACAAGGTAATTAACACGCACCGTCATGGACCGACATTTCGTCAAATCTCACCAGCTTCTCAATTACGCAATTTTTTAACTAGCTGCTCATCAGCACAGCACCAGCATGCTGCCAGACTGTAACAACAGCCGCTGCTGCCTATTTAGCAAAAAATAGGTCTCCAATTTTCAGTAAATTCACTGCCCAAAGTTGAGCAACAAAGTCACTAATAAAACGCCTGAAACACCATCACATAATTTGAGATAAACCAGAAGCTACAGCACACATACTAGATAATCATGGTTATCTCCCGTGCGGCTACCTACATGACCACAACAGCCAGCATTTACGTctgctcatacatacatacatacataaataaATGCAGCAGCCTGGCTCCCCGTGAAGAACACAGGAAACCACTGTGCTTCATCAGACGAGAGCTTCCATCCTGCAGGGCTAGTTAGTGCCATTCCACATTAACAAATACTCCTACTGCTAGAAGCCTCACTGTCACTGGGATATTTGCAACCTCTCTCATAATACTCCTATCTTGCTTCGAAACAACACAAAAGATCACATGCCCAATTCAGCCACATTGACAATCGGCAATAACATAATCAACTTAATAATAAGAGGATTAAACAAAGCAGCAGTGTGACAACTTCAGAGGAAATGCAGTTAATTAACTAAAGAACTCCCCAGCAGGCTAATATAATATCCATTATGTCCACAAAGGATATAGAAGATGATGATGTATATACATCTAAGCACACCAAGCAGCAGCAGCACTCCTAGTTGCATATCACGGACGAACCCCAAACCGAAAACTTCTAAACAAGAAAGGCAAAAATTATAGGTGGATTACTAGACACAATAACGAATCCCAACTTCGACATATTTAACCCCCATATTGACTTGGACGATCCAACGATCCAACGAACGAACGAACGAAAATTGGCTGGCAGACTCTGTTAACCCATGCTGAATTTAGGATCGGTAGGCCGGCTGGCGATCGATCACGACACGGTCGGCTTCACCGCCACCGGCTTCGACGGCTCCGTGCCGAGCACCGCCGAGGAGGCCGacatgccgccgccgccgccattgaCGGCCGAAGGGTACTGTGGGAGCAGGCCGGTGTAGTAGATGGCGCGGCCGTTGCTGTCGTAGGCTACCTGCGGGTAGCCCTGAGCGCTCGACACGGCGGGGACGGGGGCGGTGCCGTTCCCGTTGGCATTGCCGTTGTTGTGCGGCGCGACGGCGTAGTAGGAGGTACCGCCGGGGTTGGCGCTGGTGTAGTAGCCATGGGGCGGCGCCGGGATGAAGAAGAAAGGCCCAGGGTCGGCGCCAGAGCCAGGGGCAACGGATCCATACCTGCCCGGCACCGGAAGGAAGGCCGCCGCAGGGGGAGCAGATGATGGAGGCGGGACTGGGGGCTTCTCCGGGAACTTTGAGACGTAGTACTCTGCTGCGGCAGTCGGGGTGGGGGTGGCAGGAGGGTAGGCGCGGGTGAGGGAATCGTCGCTGCCGTTCCTCGACAAGGGCGCCGCGACtggggcggccggggcggtgATGACCGGGGCAGCAGGGGCGGCCTGGGGAGCCGGAGCAGGAGCAGGGGTTGGTGGTGGCTGCTGCTGGGTGGCGTTGTCGGCGAGCTGGAGCTTGTCGAGGTCCGGGATCTGGCGGGGGAACTCGGCGGGAGAGACGGCGGGAGACACCAtggcgttgttggtgttgttgtcggcgGCGGGGTTGGGGTTGGGGTGTCTGTCTTCATTTTTGGGCGGGATCTCGACGGGTACGTTCTCCCTCATCTTGGGCGGATCGCCGGCCGGGTCCTTGACCTTGACCGCAGGCGGCGGCATGAATCCGTAGTCGAAGCCGAAGAGGTAGTCGGGGCCCGTCTTGGAGGCCATCATCACCGACTGGGGCACGGCCATGGGCGCCGCGGGAGGGGGCGACTGGACGGGCGCCGTCTCCTGCTTCATCTGCTGCTGCATCTGCTGGTTCAGCTGCTGCGTCGGCGACGGCAAGGCCTGCGGCAGCGGAGGCGGGCTGGCGGACTTGAGGTCGAGATACCACTCgcgctgctcctgctgctgctgctgcttgggCGGGGAGGGCGGGCGCGGCGGGGGCTGGACGGGGAAGAGGAAGACGCGGAGCCTGGGCGTGGAGCCGCCCCTGGACGACCCGCCAGATCCCGGCGCGGCGCGGAAgaggtggaggcggtcgtactcgaTGACGAGGTGTTCGAGGTCCTCGTCGTTGGTGACGGAGACGAGCGCGTCGAGGTCCTCGCCGGGGAGCTGGTACTTGACGCAGAGGTCGCCGCGGGCGGCGGCGAGgccggcgaggcgggcggcgaagTCGGGGAAGCGGAGCGGGCGCTCGATGGAGAGGATCTTGGTGTCCCCGTTGACGTAGGAGAGCTGGTTGTCGTGCGGCCGCGGCTGGATGCGGCCCCCGTAGCTGACCATCAGCCGCACCTTGGCCGGCACCGGAACAGGCGGGGGAACCGCCGCCTGCGCCGCGGCCTCCGGGGGGCTGGTGTTGTTGGTGGCGGCGGGGtcggggtggtggtggtgcgcgTCGTCGGCGGAGAGCGGGGAGGAgtcgccggagtcggccatggcggcggagcgggggcgggggcgggggcgggggtagGGTTGGTGGCGGCGATGGGGATGGGGGGGTTGGGGCGCGTGGACGGGGGGAGGGGTTATAAGGTGGGTGTGGGTGCGGGTGGGATTAGCGGGGGACGCGGCTCCTCTGACGTGCCGCCGGCCCACAGGCAAATGGGCCCGGGCCCGGGCCCGCGCGTCAGCGAGGAGGTCAGGGTCGGAGGAAACGCGGCCGCTTCTGGAGGGGCGCTGGTGTTGACTGGCGAATTTTTGGCGGGGAGTTGggatgagatgagatgagatgagatggACGCGCGGCGACAGTTGGGATGGGGGTGGCCGCGAATGCGTGTGCTGCTGCCGTGGGGCCCGCACCGCCACTTTTCGCTGCTTTTCGGTTTCTacgttttctttcttttttgtataTATAGTCCTCTCAAGGGGATCGGAAATGCTGGGTGTACACCGCGGGGCGGTGCGATGCGATGCTTCTCGTCTGGGGACGGCCATGGGTTTTCTTCCGCCGGTGGAAGTGGCACAATGATTGATTTGGTTCAGGTGAGTGGTATCTGATTTTAGTTTGTACAAATGCACGTCTTAGGAGAAAACGCTCGCACAAGGATGAGGACGCATAACACACCGTCATCAGCCGAACATTACAcgatgtgttagcgtatgccaatGTTAGCTTTTTAGCACGGTTTTATATACATGTTGCTGACGTTGCATACTAgttaacgaagaaaaagagtaagattCAATCTTAGCTAACATCCAATCCCTACACGTGGTCGTAGGCAAAAAAAAAATTGTTATACTCCAATCATATGCATGCATTATTCTAAATTATTAAATGTATATATAACTCATAAGAATTAATCTATTGAAATGGTTGCATCTTAAATTATCAATTCTTCAGTGATAACGTTGTAAGAGACGATGCATTGACACATGCTTTATGTTATAGTGACCTTCGACGATCAAGGCCACAAATCTAGGCATCGATGAGAAGGCTAAGGCCTTCAACGATCATGGGCGTGGGGACCGGAGGCATTTGTTCGCAAGATGTTTTGTGCAGGGTACATAGATGAATTTTGATATTTGGATGCGAGGGCAACACCAATTATGGCTAACAACACCCATATGTCCTTCCCATTGCCGCCTATTTCCTAGCCATCTCTTATAAGCATCTATTGTCGAgtaatgacgatgatgatggaTGTCTTCGTGCGACCAAATGCATTACCTACACAAGTAGGAGTTGGCATATGGATgtgcttcaagcaaactagtgtaCGATTTCACATAAGAGAGAATGTTATGCATTCATCCAAAGTTTTAAATGTATCATCCCCTAATGTGATCTCTACCGATGCTACTTGCGTTACCGGTGCTCCTCTATCGGCTGGTTGTGTGTGATGACACGAGATGA
This genomic stretch from Hordeum vulgare subsp. vulgare chromosome 6H, MorexV3_pseudomolecules_assembly, whole genome shotgun sequence harbors:
- the LOC123402477 gene encoding vegetative cell wall protein gp1-like — encoded protein: MADSGDSSPLSADDAHHHHPDPAATNNTSPPEAAAQAAVPPPVPVPAKVRLMVSYGGRIQPRPHDNQLSYVNGDTKILSIERPLRFPDFAARLAGLAAARGDLCVKYQLPGEDLDALVSVTNDEDLEHLVIEYDRLHLFRAAPGSGGSSRGGSTPRLRVFLFPVQPPPRPPSPPKQQQQQEQREWYLDLKSASPPPLPQALPSPTQQLNQQMQQQMKQETAPVQSPPPAAPMAVPQSVMMASKTGPDYLFGFDYGFMPPPAVKVKDPAGDPPKMRENVPVEIPPKNEDRHPNPNPAADNNTNNAMVSPAVSPAEFPRQIPDLDKLQLADNATQQQPPPTPAPAPAPQAAPAAPVITAPAAPVAAPLSRNGSDDSLTRAYPPATPTPTAAAEYYVSKFPEKPPVPPPSSAPPAAAFLPVPGRYGSVAPGSGADPGPFFFIPAPPHGYYTSANPGGTSYYAVAPHNNGNANGNGTAPVPAVSSAQGYPQVAYDSNGRAIYYTGLLPQYPSAVNGGGGGMSASSAVLGTEPSKPVAVKPTVS